The proteins below come from a single Rhizobium tropici CIAT 899 genomic window:
- a CDS encoding DUF1465 family protein: MSELGLNTISFAGHAASSAQFRALYSEGMSLVEETAGYLDGQGRVASKVLPRMASVLYAAESMRLTTRLMQMASWLLLQRAVNNGEMSRDQVLAEKNKVRLDGFNVDRTAPGWNDLPESFRDLVERSLRLQNRVAILDREIYRPTEPAIVPDNQNSVKAQLTLLQTAFGGN, encoded by the coding sequence ATGTCGGAACTTGGATTGAACACGATCAGCTTTGCTGGCCACGCCGCATCGTCGGCACAGTTCAGGGCGCTCTATTCTGAAGGCATGTCGCTGGTCGAAGAAACTGCCGGCTATCTCGACGGCCAGGGCCGCGTCGCTTCCAAGGTTCTGCCGCGCATGGCCTCCGTGCTCTACGCCGCCGAATCTATGCGGCTGACGACCCGTCTCATGCAGATGGCCTCCTGGCTGCTGCTCCAGCGCGCCGTCAACAATGGCGAAATGTCGCGCGATCAGGTGCTGGCCGAAAAGAACAAGGTTCGCCTCGACGGCTTCAACGTCGACCGCACGGCACCCGGCTGGAATGACCTGCCGGAATCCTTCCGCGATCTCGTCGAGCGTTCGCTGCGCCTGCAGAACCGCGTCGCCATCCTCGATCGCGAGATCTATCGTCCTACGGAACCTGCAATCGTTCCGGACAACCAGAACAGCGTCAAGGCACAGCTGACCCTGCTGCAGACCGCCTTCGGCGGCAACTGA
- a CDS encoding DUF1192 domain-containing protein, which produces MSLFDDDRPTQPSAHEIGSDLSLLSVDELKSRVALLQGEIARLEEEIATKTSGRKAADSLFRF; this is translated from the coding sequence GAGCCTATTCGATGATGATCGCCCCACGCAGCCGTCCGCCCACGAGATCGGCAGCGACCTGTCGTTACTATCGGTCGACGAGCTGAAAAGCCGCGTTGCATTGCTTCAGGGCGAGATCGCCCGGCTGGAAGAAGAAATCGCCACCAAGACCTCCGGCCGCAAGGCGGCGGATAGCCTTTTCCGCTTCTGA